The Rubripirellula reticaptiva nucleotide sequence GATCGTGACCGCCGACGTGGGCGACGGTGTCCCTAGCTTTGCGTACACCGCCTTCCTCAAATCGCGAGACACCTGGTACGTGGTGCGGTATAACTTGAGTTCTGATTCCGCCGTTCTCCCAGGATCGGTCCGTGACTACATCGCTTCCTTTCGCGTCACCCCAACTGACGGATAACCATGGCGTGCACACGGAGCGGGGCTTGCGGCCGCATTTGAAATGGACAACTTTACTCTCCCCGCCCGGTGACGCCGGGCGTTACCCGACTTAACATCATGCCTTCCTCCCGAACTCCTGAGGGCGATCCTGCTAGCTGCCCGGTCTGCGGCCTCGTTTCAGCGATCGAACCTTCGATACCGCCCGGCGATTGTGTGTGCCCGCATTGCGGCTCGCACCTTTGGATGACGCCGAAAGAGACATCAACCAAAACTGCGATCCGTTCGTTCGTTCGCGAGCTACAAGCCCTTGTTTCCGCTGACGATTCGACAACCTACACATCTGGATTTCTAGTCGCTGGATTGCGACGCTGCCTTGCTGCTCATGGTGCATCGCTTTGGATTGCGACAAAACAGGGGTTTCTGCGCCGTCAGCAACCGCGCCTCGTTCGCAATGACGGGCATCCGGCTTCGTATGGCTTCGCTCGCGATGTGATCGCTGCTTCAGAATCAATCGTTCGTCGCGAATTCTCTGATAACGACGCCTACTTGCACCTTGGCGTTCCAATTTCGCGTAAGACTG carries:
- a CDS encoding zinc ribbon domain-containing protein → MPSSRTPEGDPASCPVCGLVSAIEPSIPPGDCVCPHCGSHLWMTPKETSTKTAIRSFVRELQALVSADDSTTYTSGFLVAGLRRCLAAHGASLWIATKQGFLRRQQPRLVRNDGHPASYGFARDVIAASESIVRREFSDNDAYLHLGVPISRKTDILGVIEIAQRDVRDEHIQCGYLRFVTQMAEVAIPLAAKLRNG